The genomic region GTTGCCAGAAGACTTATGATAAAACATAATTTAAAATGTGAAGAAAATGAAGTTGAAACTAAAGAACTTAACAAAGAAGATTCAGCTATTTCTGAAGATAAAATATTATATGCTGTAGTAGCTATTTCTGTAGCTATGGGAATTGGAGCTTATATTCCTCCATTTGTAAAAGCACATACTCAATGGTTAATGAAAGGTGGATTATCTCTTCCTGCATATATTGGACCAATGTTAATCGCTGCTCTTATGAGAAATATTTGTGACTCAATAAAAAAACCTCTTCCTATGAAAGAAATTGATGTTGTTGGTAATATTTCACTTTCTATATTCTTATCAATGGCACTTATGACAATGAAGCTTTGGGAACTTACAGCTCTTGCTATCCCTATGATCGTTATACTTGCTATTCAAACAGTATTTGTAATGTTATACACTTATTTTGTAACTTATAATGTTATGAGACTTCCTTTTATTGCTACAAAATATGACGCTGCTGTTATGGCTGCTGGACACTGTGGGTTTGGATTAGGAGCTACTCCTACAGCAATAGCAAACATGGAAGCTTTTACTTCTGTAAATGGATTCTCAACAAAAGCATTCTTTATTGTTCCTCTAGTTGGAGCACTATTTATAGATTTTACAAATGCTGCTGTAATTACAATCTTTATTAATATGTTCTCTTAATATTAAAATGGCTATATAAATTAAATACTTGATTAGGGGGAATAAATTATGAATAATAATTTTAACATTGG from uncultured Fusobacterium sp. harbors:
- the gltS gene encoding sodium/glutamate symporter, with the protein product MEMKIGMAETLAISVVLLMLGRWIKSKSPVLQKFFIPAPVVSGLIFSIFILIGRQTGAFSIAFDLTLQNFLMIAFFTTVGFMASLKLLAQGGIGVAIFLAVATVLVICQDIIGVGLAQVMGQHPLFGLVVGSVPLTGGHGTAGAFGKTIVDLGVPGADTAGIAAATFGLVMGCLIGGPVARRLMIKHNLKCEENEVETKELNKEDSAISEDKILYAVVAISVAMGIGAYIPPFVKAHTQWLMKGGLSLPAYIGPMLIAALMRNICDSIKKPLPMKEIDVVGNISLSIFLSMALMTMKLWELTALAIPMIVILAIQTVFVMLYTYFVTYNVMRLPFIATKYDAAVMAAGHCGFGLGATPTAIANMEAFTSVNGFSTKAFFIVPLVGALFIDFTNAAVITIFINMFS